From Alteromonas australica, one genomic window encodes:
- a CDS encoding LysR family transcriptional regulator: MRLSIEQLNAFYEVASERSFSAAARKLKKSQSALSIAVANLETDLGVTLFDRTGRYPVLTHNGKSLLRDAEAILQQCASMENRAYGLAAELENEVTLAIDDTIPFALLASNLNEFAHQFPFVDLNLLHPSSSYVQNLVEQKNAGLGIMCAGENYPAHIIFKRLGYVVFANVVHKDHPLAKFEEVTFEQLSQYRNLVYSPLQNVLPTSEYLSGPRQWRMESYLNLIHMLSSGLGWATVPKQVLSDSKVKGELVELHLTSYPFTEWMVGVDLIWSTEHRLGKAAEWLKGALGNTPL; this comes from the coding sequence TTGAGACTTTCTATAGAACAGTTAAACGCGTTTTACGAAGTAGCCAGTGAGCGATCATTTTCTGCGGCGGCTCGAAAATTGAAAAAATCTCAATCTGCGCTGAGTATTGCGGTTGCAAATTTAGAAACTGACCTGGGGGTGACGTTATTCGACCGAACTGGGCGATACCCTGTGCTAACCCATAACGGTAAAAGCCTATTGCGGGATGCTGAAGCTATCTTGCAGCAATGTGCATCTATGGAAAATCGCGCTTATGGATTGGCTGCTGAATTAGAAAATGAGGTCACATTAGCCATAGATGACACCATCCCTTTTGCGCTATTGGCGTCAAATTTAAATGAATTTGCTCACCAGTTTCCTTTTGTTGACTTAAATTTACTACACCCTTCATCTTCCTACGTACAAAATCTCGTTGAGCAAAAAAATGCGGGGTTAGGCATTATGTGTGCCGGCGAAAACTATCCTGCACATATTATTTTCAAACGGCTCGGCTATGTTGTATTTGCTAATGTGGTGCATAAAGATCATCCGTTAGCTAAATTCGAGGAAGTCACCTTTGAGCAGTTGAGCCAGTACAGAAATTTAGTGTATAGCCCGTTACAAAATGTGCTTCCCACCAGTGAGTATTTGAGTGGACCTCGACAATGGCGAATGGAAAGCTACCTTAATTTGATACATATGCTAAGTAGTGGTTTAGGGTGGGCTACAGTACCTAAGCAAGTACTGAGTGATAGCAAAGTTAAAGGAGAGTTAGTGGAACTTCATTTAACGTCTTACCCCTTTACCGAGTGGATGGTAGGGGTGGATTTAATTTGGTCTACTGAACATCGCTTAGGGAAAGCGGCAGAGTGGCTAAAAGGCGCATTAGGGAATACGCCTTTATAG
- the gtfA gene encoding sucrose phosphorylase: MSIRNGVQLITYADRLGDGNIESLNGLLNGKLSGLFTGVHILPFYYPYDGEDAGFDPIDHTIVDERLGDWNHIKSIGESKNIMADLIVNHMSAQSAQFKDVLAHGRESEFWPLFLTKQDVFTSDDDAETAAQIAQVFRPRPTPFFSDYEVAGKEMVPFWTTFTSNQIDIDVESDLGKAYLSSILTSFTQSNVDLIRLDAAGYAIKRAGSNCFMLEETFEFIESLSTRARGMGMQCLVEIHSHYQTQIDIAARCDSVYDFALPPLVLHTLFTKDASALAHWLSISPRNCFTVLDTHDGIGIVDVGASGDKPGLLNNDEINNLVEQIHINSQGESRKATGAAANNVDLYQVNCTYYDALGQNDLEYLVARAIQFFSPGIPQVYYGGLLAAANDMSLLARTNVGRDINRPYLSSSDVDEAFEKPVVQGLMTLIKLRNDSSAFDGEFRVSYTHNLLELVWINGEASAQLAVDFADFDAVIRMVSAEETTAFSLSSLL, encoded by the coding sequence ATGTCTATACGCAACGGCGTTCAATTAATCACCTATGCCGATAGGTTAGGTGATGGCAATATAGAAAGCCTTAACGGCCTTCTTAACGGTAAGCTTAGTGGCCTATTTACGGGTGTTCACATTCTGCCGTTTTACTATCCTTACGACGGCGAAGATGCTGGTTTTGACCCTATTGATCACACCATTGTGGATGAGCGTTTAGGCGATTGGAATCACATTAAGTCGATAGGCGAGTCAAAAAATATTATGGCCGATCTCATCGTCAATCACATGTCGGCACAAAGCGCTCAGTTTAAAGACGTGCTAGCTCATGGGCGTGAGTCAGAGTTTTGGCCGCTTTTCCTGACTAAACAAGATGTTTTTACCAGTGATGATGACGCTGAAACCGCGGCGCAGATCGCGCAAGTTTTTAGACCTCGCCCCACTCCGTTTTTCAGCGACTATGAAGTAGCCGGAAAAGAGATGGTGCCCTTTTGGACAACGTTTACATCTAACCAAATTGATATAGACGTAGAGTCAGATTTAGGCAAAGCGTATCTTTCTTCTATTCTTACTTCGTTCACGCAAAGCAATGTAGATTTAATCCGCTTAGATGCTGCGGGTTATGCCATTAAGCGCGCCGGATCGAATTGCTTTATGTTAGAAGAAACCTTCGAATTTATCGAGTCGCTTAGCACTCGTGCCAGAGGCATGGGAATGCAATGTTTGGTTGAAATACATAGTCACTACCAAACACAAATTGATATTGCCGCACGTTGCGACAGTGTTTATGACTTTGCGCTACCACCATTAGTGCTGCATACGTTATTTACTAAAGATGCGAGTGCGCTAGCGCATTGGTTATCCATTTCCCCACGCAATTGTTTCACTGTGCTAGATACTCACGATGGCATAGGTATAGTTGATGTCGGGGCAAGTGGCGATAAGCCGGGTTTGTTAAACAACGACGAAATAAACAATTTAGTTGAGCAAATTCACATTAATTCGCAAGGGGAGTCGAGAAAGGCTACCGGCGCAGCCGCTAACAATGTGGATTTGTATCAAGTTAATTGCACCTACTATGATGCCTTGGGGCAGAACGATCTTGAATATCTAGTAGCCAGAGCTATCCAGTTCTTTAGCCCAGGTATACCTCAGGTGTATTATGGCGGATTGCTCGCTGCGGCAAATGACATGTCATTACTCGCTAGAACCAATGTTGGTCGAGATATTAATCGTCCCTACCTATCCAGTAGCGATGTAGACGAAGCCTTTGAAAAGCCAGTGGTGCAAGGGTTGATGACGTTGATAAAACTAAGAAATGATTCATCAGCCTTTGACGGTGAATTTCGTGTTTCTTATACGCACAATCTACTTGAGCTTGTTTGGATAAATGGCGAGGCGTCAGCACAATTGGCAGTAGACTTTGCCGATTTTGATGCCGTTATTCGTATGGTGAGCGCGGAAGAAACCACCGCCTTTTCGCTATCTTCACTGCTTTAA
- a CDS encoding DUF6515 family protein has product MNLRLLSVSALCVTLMAGCAHSPRGGHVRVSGHGGGVAAVAVGIGIGALVANVISRPKYEVGHKPAEVPRDARDIHFHGATYRYHDGVYYRKMEGAFHVVRPPLGIRVHTLPPKPDVIVIDGETYYVAEGVYYYKSGDNYIVVDEPKVSAPRRHTTYVSGQFYSDLPSQAKPVKINGIQYFTYEGLFFLPQPVNGSVRYLVVELND; this is encoded by the coding sequence ATGAATTTACGATTATTATCGGTATCGGCCCTGTGTGTCACCTTAATGGCTGGATGTGCTCATTCTCCGCGGGGTGGGCATGTCAGAGTTAGTGGGCATGGTGGCGGCGTGGCTGCGGTTGCCGTGGGTATTGGTATAGGGGCATTGGTGGCAAATGTCATTAGCCGGCCCAAATATGAAGTAGGCCACAAGCCAGCCGAGGTTCCGCGTGACGCGAGAGATATTCATTTTCACGGTGCCACTTACCGTTATCATGACGGGGTTTATTATCGAAAAATGGAGGGGGCTTTTCACGTTGTTCGCCCGCCACTGGGGATAAGAGTGCATACCCTTCCTCCTAAACCTGACGTAATAGTGATCGATGGTGAAACTTATTACGTGGCCGAAGGGGTTTATTACTATAAATCCGGTGACAATTACATTGTGGTGGATGAACCAAAAGTAAGCGCCCCTCGGCGTCACACAACGTATGTTTCAGGCCAGTTTTACAGTGATTTACCTAGCCAGGCAAAGCCGGTGAAAATAAATGGTATTCAGTATTTTACCTATGAAGGTTTGTTCTTTTTACCCCAACCAGTAAATGGCAGTGTGCGCTATTTGGTTGTAGAACTTAACGATTAA
- a CDS encoding LysR family transcriptional regulator → MDRIEAMRVYTRVFERRSFKLASLDLNIPASTVTEVIKAMEKRLGVVLLERTTRRVSPTIDGETFYHRCISIINDVEEAEHGFSTSTPQGLLRVDTHGTIARHFLLPQIHTFTEKYPDIKLFISESDALRDIVSEGIDCVLRVGRLADEHLVAKPLCQLEEVTVASPSYLKKAGLPCCIDDLHTHKMIGFYASDQSAPMPLEFCEDNGTIRELSIPRSISVNSAESLVALALQGMGIVQVPRYHIEAHLKEGRLVTLLTHVPPSPSPLTLLYPQNRKYSARVNVFIEWLESII, encoded by the coding sequence ATGGATAGAATAGAGGCTATGCGGGTGTATACTCGCGTATTTGAACGACGGAGCTTTAAACTAGCGTCCCTCGACTTGAATATTCCAGCGTCCACCGTAACTGAGGTGATTAAGGCGATGGAGAAACGTTTAGGCGTGGTGCTGTTAGAAAGAACAACTCGACGTGTTTCCCCCACCATTGATGGAGAAACCTTCTACCACAGATGTATAAGCATAATTAATGACGTGGAAGAAGCGGAGCACGGTTTTTCTACCTCCACTCCCCAAGGATTATTGCGGGTAGATACCCATGGCACGATTGCTAGGCATTTCCTACTACCCCAAATTCACACCTTCACTGAAAAGTACCCAGACATTAAGTTGTTCATAAGTGAAAGCGATGCGCTAAGGGATATTGTAAGCGAAGGTATAGATTGTGTGTTAAGGGTCGGTCGACTCGCCGACGAGCATTTGGTTGCCAAGCCTCTTTGCCAACTCGAAGAAGTGACCGTAGCTTCGCCCAGCTACCTAAAAAAAGCAGGTTTGCCTTGTTGTATTGACGATCTGCATACACACAAAATGATCGGATTCTATGCCTCAGATCAGAGTGCCCCTATGCCCTTAGAATTTTGTGAAGATAATGGCACTATAAGAGAGTTGAGCATACCCAGATCGATATCTGTAAATTCAGCAGAGTCGTTAGTTGCTCTAGCATTGCAAGGTATGGGCATTGTACAAGTGCCTCGTTATCATATCGAAGCCCATCTAAAGGAAGGAAGGTTAGTCACTCTTTTGACTCATGTCCCCCCATCCCCTTCCCCCCTTACATTGTTGTACCCACAAAACAGGAAATACAGCGCCCGTGTAAACGTATTTATTGAGTGGCTCGAAAGTATCATCTAG
- a CDS encoding DJ-1/PfpI/YhbO family deglycase/protease: protein MSDNQNLFGKKIAILATDGFEQIELIQPKDMLMEKGAQIDIVSIDQKDTIQSWDEDNWGDSVKVDAQVTDVSPSDYDALILPGGQINPDLLRANDEAVAFIKQAHDESKVKAVAAICHGPWLLAESALIDGCEVTSFPSIKTDLINAGAKWADKEVVTDGKLVTSRNPDDISAFVAKITELVA, encoded by the coding sequence ATGAGTGACAATCAAAACCTTTTTGGAAAGAAAATCGCTATTTTGGCCACCGATGGATTTGAACAAATTGAACTCATCCAGCCTAAAGACATGTTAATGGAAAAAGGGGCGCAAATTGACATAGTCTCAATCGACCAGAAAGACACCATTCAGTCATGGGATGAAGACAACTGGGGAGACAGCGTGAAGGTTGATGCGCAAGTCACCGATGTGAGCCCCAGCGATTACGATGCCTTAATTTTGCCTGGCGGCCAAATTAACCCCGACTTACTTCGTGCCAACGATGAGGCGGTGGCTTTTATTAAGCAGGCCCATGATGAATCTAAAGTGAAAGCTGTGGCGGCAATTTGTCATGGCCCTTGGCTGCTTGCCGAATCGGCTCTCATTGATGGCTGTGAAGTGACGTCTTTTCCCAGTATTAAAACCGACCTGATAAATGCTGGTGCAAAATGGGCTGACAAAGAAGTGGTGACTGATGGAAAATTGGTGACCAGTCGCAACCCTGATGATATCTCAGCCTTTGTGGCTAAAATTACCGAATTGGTTGCGTAA
- a CDS encoding DUF6644 family protein — MNTCLSWIIDALNNSQLNHFVMDNAVVFPTLEMLHFLGLSLLFGALLIVDLRLVGIAKQLPLEKVEAFLRFALIGFAINLISGALFVAGDPDRYLVNLAFGLKMLMIVFAGLNTLYFLLRVKPKLHFNSHGQPPSSEAQVVAWLSLALWSSVIILGRFIPYVETP; from the coding sequence ATGAACACATGCCTTTCGTGGATTATAGACGCACTGAATAATAGCCAACTGAACCATTTTGTGATGGACAATGCGGTGGTGTTCCCCACCCTAGAAATGCTGCACTTTCTCGGGCTAAGTTTACTTTTTGGGGCGCTACTCATCGTGGATTTGAGACTCGTCGGTATAGCTAAACAATTGCCGTTAGAAAAAGTAGAGGCGTTTCTTCGCTTTGCGCTTATTGGTTTTGCCATCAACCTTATTTCAGGTGCGTTGTTTGTGGCGGGCGATCCAGACCGGTACTTGGTTAATCTCGCATTTGGGCTAAAAATGCTAATGATTGTCTTTGCTGGCCTTAACACCCTTTATTTTTTACTGCGAGTTAAACCTAAATTGCACTTCAATTCCCATGGGCAACCCCCAAGTTCAGAAGCCCAAGTGGTGGCCTGGCTTTCGTTAGCGCTATGGTCAAGCGTGATTATTTTAGGCCGCTTTATCCCCTACGTAGAAACCCCATAG
- a CDS encoding dienelactone hydrolase family protein, producing the protein MTKAKNEAAESRIPIPQEAFDWYDEYAHGDIDRRTFLTRIASLSIAGLSVGVIGNALLPDYAKAEQVSFNDPAIKATYEEFASPEGHGTGGGYLVIPSSLSADQKAPAVLVVHENRGLNPYIKDVARRLASQGFIAFAPDALFPLGGYPGNDDDGRAMQRSLDKQKIENDFIAAARWLHSHDQTTNKLGVVGFCFGGYISNFLAATLPDVISAAVPFYGTPAKGELQARVKGPLLLHFGEKDKRVNATWPEYEKVLKDNGAEYSAHVYAQAQHGFHNDSTSRYSPKDAELAWQRTLAFFNSHLR; encoded by the coding sequence ATGACGAAAGCAAAAAATGAAGCAGCAGAGTCTCGCATTCCCATTCCTCAAGAGGCCTTTGATTGGTACGACGAATACGCCCATGGTGATATCGATAGGCGAACCTTTTTAACGCGTATTGCGTCGCTTTCCATTGCGGGATTGTCTGTTGGGGTCATTGGAAACGCCCTTCTCCCTGATTATGCTAAAGCCGAGCAGGTGTCGTTTAACGACCCTGCTATTAAGGCGACCTATGAAGAATTTGCGTCGCCAGAAGGCCATGGTACAGGGGGAGGGTATTTGGTGATACCCAGCTCCCTTAGTGCAGACCAAAAAGCGCCTGCCGTACTTGTTGTGCATGAAAATAGAGGTTTGAACCCTTACATAAAAGATGTTGCTCGCCGATTAGCTTCTCAAGGTTTTATTGCCTTTGCCCCCGATGCTTTATTTCCACTTGGCGGCTATCCAGGTAATGATGATGATGGCCGAGCAATGCAGCGAAGCTTAGACAAACAAAAAATTGAAAATGACTTTATAGCTGCTGCTCGTTGGCTTCATTCTCATGATCAAACCACAAATAAACTGGGTGTGGTGGGATTTTGTTTTGGTGGATACATCAGTAATTTTCTTGCTGCCACATTGCCAGACGTCATTAGCGCCGCAGTGCCTTTTTATGGCACACCGGCAAAGGGTGAGTTGCAGGCTCGGGTTAAAGGGCCTCTTTTGCTGCACTTCGGTGAAAAGGACAAGCGTGTGAACGCGACGTGGCCAGAATATGAAAAGGTTTTGAAGGACAATGGTGCAGAATACTCAGCCCATGTTTATGCACAGGCTCAGCATGGGTTTCATAACGACTCAACTAGCCGCTATAGCCCGAAAGATGCTGAATTAGCATGGCAGCGTACCCTTGCATTTTTCAACAGCCATTTACGCTAA
- a CDS encoding DUF6152 family protein — translation MGNLRCLCVFVALLFSCTVNAHHGSSGQFDTNATVELSGKITRIRLVNPHAYVYFDAVDTNGTVTNMRCELQSGSLLKRRGWTADLFKTGSEISIKGSPDRTDPTTCYMKEITFENGMTATRNSEFDDDGHISTTLDMQEEAINEDHHDDDHAEFHDTHEDEESEKIRSLVREDGSPNFAGNWAMVRKAGAPPGAGGEMAELTQAGKAAIAGASSADNPRFQCEPTNIIMDWWFDLMVNKIEQSSSQMTLSYGFMSLKRTIYLDGTRMPSDYQRNRAGFSTGKWEGDTLVVTTTGFDEGWIMAPLGGNPGGMPPGGKGERGEKGERPPRPDNAGGPPPGTKGERPKGRRGPPSPAKNSTEMTIVERFSLNADGTVLKREYTITDPLYLKSPMTGSDEVTLTHDKFTAYECEDLTAERGSDSLGGIGVTRATSPSINMNNHENAFLYWLEDSSVGMAISSTQWGYPIVLSLHAIGMATMVGVALMICLRALGFASSIALSSLAPYWHVALIGFAINLLSGTALFFGNASELFYNWAFRSKILLVALGIALTWQLVNKAIMQTPSVSSSHKPLAVVTLLSWVLAIVAGRLIGYLS, via the coding sequence ATGGGAAACCTACGATGCCTTTGCGTATTTGTAGCATTGCTATTTTCTTGTACCGTCAACGCTCATCACGGAAGTAGCGGTCAATTTGATACCAACGCTACCGTAGAACTCAGCGGGAAAATCACGCGTATTAGGCTGGTTAACCCCCATGCCTATGTCTATTTTGACGCCGTAGATACCAACGGAACTGTCACCAATATGCGTTGTGAACTGCAATCAGGTTCTTTGCTTAAACGCAGAGGCTGGACAGCCGACCTATTCAAAACTGGCAGCGAAATTTCCATCAAAGGGTCGCCAGATAGAACCGACCCTACCACCTGCTATATGAAAGAAATTACGTTTGAAAATGGTATGACTGCCACGCGCAACAGTGAGTTTGACGACGACGGCCACATCAGTACAACCCTCGACATGCAAGAAGAAGCAATAAACGAGGATCATCATGACGACGATCACGCAGAATTCCACGACACCCATGAAGATGAAGAGAGTGAAAAAATACGTAGCTTAGTGCGCGAAGATGGTTCACCTAACTTTGCCGGCAATTGGGCTATGGTTCGAAAAGCGGGCGCACCTCCAGGCGCAGGGGGCGAAATGGCAGAACTCACCCAAGCTGGTAAGGCCGCCATTGCCGGCGCTAGCTCTGCGGATAACCCTCGCTTTCAATGTGAACCCACTAATATCATTATGGATTGGTGGTTCGATTTAATGGTGAATAAAATTGAGCAGTCGAGTAGCCAGATGACCTTAAGCTATGGCTTCATGAGCCTGAAGCGAACCATTTACCTCGATGGTACGCGAATGCCTAGTGACTATCAGCGCAACAGAGCCGGGTTTTCTACCGGAAAGTGGGAAGGCGATACCTTAGTGGTAACCACTACCGGTTTTGACGAGGGTTGGATTATGGCGCCGTTGGGGGGAAACCCAGGTGGCATGCCCCCTGGCGGTAAAGGCGAGCGGGGAGAAAAAGGTGAGCGCCCCCCTCGCCCTGATAATGCTGGCGGCCCCCCTCCAGGTACGAAAGGTGAACGCCCTAAAGGCAGACGTGGGCCTCCCTCACCCGCCAAAAACAGCACCGAAATGACCATTGTCGAGCGTTTCTCTTTAAACGCCGACGGAACGGTTTTGAAACGTGAATATACTATTACCGACCCTCTCTATCTTAAGTCGCCTATGACAGGATCGGACGAAGTTACGCTCACCCACGACAAGTTTACGGCTTACGAGTGTGAAGATCTTACGGCAGAGCGCGGTTCAGACAGTCTAGGCGGCATAGGTGTCACGCGAGCGACCTCACCCTCAATCAACATGAATAACCATGAAAATGCATTTCTTTACTGGCTAGAAGACTCCAGCGTGGGCATGGCGATATCGAGTACGCAATGGGGTTACCCCATTGTACTATCGCTGCATGCCATAGGAATGGCCACCATGGTAGGTGTAGCCTTGATGATATGCCTAAGAGCACTAGGTTTTGCGTCTTCTATTGCACTTTCTTCACTCGCCCCATACTGGCATGTGGCATTAATCGGTTTTGCTATCAATCTACTGTCGGGTACCGCCCTCTTCTTTGGAAATGCGTCTGAGCTATTTTACAACTGGGCATTTAGAAGCAAGATTCTCCTGGTAGCACTGGGAATAGCGCTAACGTGGCAATTGGTCAACAAAGCGATAATGCAGACACCTTCTGTTTCATCGTCGCACAAGCCCCTTGCCGTTGTAACGTTATTGAGTTGGGTTCTAGCCATTGTGGCAGGCCGTCTCATCGGCTATTTATCCTAA
- a CDS encoding CobW family GTP-binding protein, with amino-acid sequence MIAAVPTNIITGFLGVGKTSTILDLLAQKPKHERWAILINEFGEVGIDGSLVQGFLKEDQQVFIKEVPGGCMCCAAGLPMQIALNQLLARAKPHRLLIEPTGLGHPIEVLETLDQPHYRDVLHIQKTITLIDARKLSDPRYTNHATFNQQIDIADIVVGNKQDLYQESDHQALLDYLSTRNHAHLPVIFTDNGRLNIDRLSGASDQLNMVKNRRKHDHSHDDAHGYPQLADNVALPENGRLSVKNQGEGFESIGWRFSPVNVFSRQAIITWIKSIRATRLKAVVITSEGIFGYNLADDKLTEKELNDTLESRIELIHNQLDEQWDQQLLDCLDDTFS; translated from the coding sequence ATGATTGCAGCCGTTCCCACGAACATTATTACTGGCTTTTTAGGCGTAGGTAAAACTTCAACCATTTTAGATTTACTGGCGCAAAAGCCAAAACACGAACGCTGGGCTATTTTAATTAATGAATTTGGTGAGGTAGGTATTGATGGCAGTCTGGTGCAAGGCTTTCTTAAAGAAGATCAGCAGGTATTTATAAAAGAAGTTCCAGGGGGATGTATGTGTTGTGCGGCAGGTCTACCCATGCAGATAGCGCTCAACCAATTATTGGCAAGAGCCAAACCCCATAGATTACTCATTGAACCCACAGGCCTGGGCCACCCTATTGAGGTACTAGAAACGTTAGATCAACCTCATTACCGTGATGTACTTCATATACAAAAGACTATTACGCTCATTGATGCCCGCAAGCTAAGTGATCCTCGCTACACGAATCACGCCACTTTCAATCAACAAATTGACATTGCCGATATTGTCGTTGGCAATAAACAAGACTTATATCAAGAAAGTGATCATCAGGCGCTTTTAGACTACCTTTCTACACGCAATCACGCACATTTGCCGGTCATTTTTACCGATAATGGCCGTTTAAATATCGATAGGCTTTCTGGAGCATCTGACCAACTCAATATGGTTAAGAATCGACGCAAACATGATCATTCACACGATGACGCTCATGGGTACCCTCAGCTAGCTGACAATGTAGCACTGCCTGAAAATGGTAGGTTGTCGGTTAAAAATCAGGGAGAAGGGTTCGAATCAATCGGCTGGCGTTTTTCCCCAGTAAATGTGTTTAGTCGTCAGGCGATAATTACTTGGATAAAATCAATCAGAGCAACACGACTGAAAGCAGTGGTTATCACTAGCGAGGGTATATTTGGCTATAACCTCGCCGATGACAAGCTTACCGAAAAAGAACTGAACGATACGTTAGAAAGCAGAATAGAACTAATTCATAACCAACTCGATGAGCAATGGGACCAACAGCTTCTTGATTGTTTGGATGATACCTTTTCTTAA
- a CDS encoding nucleobase:cation symporter-2 family protein encodes MDSTINRKSRVHPVDEKLALWPTFVMGLQHVLVMYSACIIVPLILGAALDLPKDKLSLIINADLFAAGLATLVQCFGNRFFGIRLPIMMGVTFTAVAPMIAIGVNPDLGITGIFGAIIASGLIGIACAPLMGKLLRFFPPVVTGSVLLVIGLSLMKVGIEWAAGGEPRLPDGSPNPDFGKPIYLAISFFQLALILLINRYAKGLIANTSILIAMICGFICATALGDVSLKGLDEAAWFGMIKPFSFGLPTFDTWAIVSMSLVMLVTMVESTGMFLALGKMVDQEIDEKRLVRGLRSDGLGTLLGGIFNAFPYTSFSQNIGLVAISGVTSRYVAASGAFILILLGCFPKMAFIIASLPLYALGAAAMVMFGTVALMGVQILSNVNFSHHRSNILIVSSSVGIGLIPTIAPHFFQHMPAWSKMITDSGIILCVITAVLLNALLNSNSHHSPQATK; translated from the coding sequence ATGGACAGCACAATAAATAGAAAAAGTCGTGTTCACCCCGTAGATGAAAAATTAGCGCTTTGGCCAACCTTTGTTATGGGGCTACAGCATGTTTTAGTGATGTATTCAGCCTGTATTATTGTTCCACTCATTCTTGGCGCCGCACTGGATTTACCGAAAGATAAGCTATCACTTATTATCAACGCCGATTTGTTTGCAGCCGGACTTGCCACACTTGTCCAATGTTTCGGCAACCGTTTTTTTGGCATTCGCCTGCCTATTATGATGGGCGTTACTTTTACCGCCGTAGCCCCCATGATAGCCATTGGCGTTAATCCCGATTTAGGTATTACTGGTATTTTCGGGGCGATTATTGCCTCGGGTTTAATTGGAATTGCCTGCGCCCCACTTATGGGAAAATTACTTCGCTTTTTCCCGCCCGTGGTAACAGGTTCAGTGCTTTTGGTCATTGGTCTTAGCTTAATGAAAGTGGGCATAGAATGGGCAGCAGGCGGCGAACCAAGATTGCCAGATGGCAGCCCTAACCCTGATTTTGGTAAGCCCATATACCTTGCTATTAGCTTTTTTCAGCTTGCCCTTATTCTACTTATTAACCGCTATGCAAAAGGATTAATAGCCAACACGTCAATTCTCATTGCTATGATTTGCGGTTTTATTTGTGCAACCGCACTGGGTGACGTTTCACTAAAAGGGCTTGATGAAGCAGCGTGGTTTGGCATGATTAAACCTTTTAGTTTCGGCCTGCCTACCTTCGATACTTGGGCCATTGTGTCTATGAGCCTCGTCATGCTGGTGACCATGGTTGAATCCACCGGCATGTTTTTAGCGTTAGGCAAAATGGTAGATCAAGAGATTGACGAAAAGCGATTAGTTCGGGGTCTAAGATCAGACGGGCTTGGTACCTTACTCGGCGGCATATTCAATGCTTTTCCTTACACCTCGTTTTCTCAAAACATTGGCCTCGTTGCCATTAGCGGCGTAACGAGTAGATATGTGGCCGCCTCCGGGGCGTTCATTCTGATTTTACTTGGGTGCTTCCCTAAAATGGCGTTTATTATTGCGTCGCTTCCGCTCTATGCGTTGGGTGCTGCCGCCATGGTGATGTTCGGCACCGTGGCGTTAATGGGCGTTCAAATTCTATCTAACGTGAATTTTTCCCATCACCGTTCGAATATTCTTATTGTTTCTTCCAGTGTTGGCATTGGCCTCATCCCTACCATTGCGCCTCACTTTTTCCAGCACATGCCAGCTTGGAGCAAAATGATAACCGATAGCGGCATTATTCTTTGCGTCATCACTGCGGTGTTGTTGAACGCACTGCTTAACTCAAATTCACATCACTCCCCTCAGGCAACAAAATGA